TCGACGTCTATCCGTCCACCGGCAGCGGTTTCGGCTCCCCCACGACGATCTACGACTCCGGCGCCGGAAACTACTGCTGGGAGAAGAACAAACCGGTCGTCGCCGATGTGAACGGCGACGGCAAGGACGACATCGTCTCGCTTTACGAGTACGGACCGAGTGACACCGGCTACAACGTGTTCCTGTCCAACGGAAGCACGCTGACGCAGTCGAGCTGGCTGCGGCGGCAAGGCGCTCTGGACCTCTCGGTCATGACGTTGCTGGCCGGAGATTACGACGGTGACGGCAAATCCGATGTCGCGCTGCTCAACGCCGGCGCGCCGGCCGGCCACCAACAGGTCTTCACGTTCCATTCCACCGGCACCGCGTTCGAGGACGCGGTGCTGGCCTGGGACGGCGAGGTCGACGCGAGCACCGGGCCGAAATTCGACCTGGAGCACCGAAACTACGAGCTGGTCAACCGCAACAGCGGCAAATGCCTGAACGTACAAGGTGTCAGCACCGCCGACATGGCGAACTTCATCCAGTACCAATGCCTGCCGCTCGACCTCAACGCGCGTTTCCGGATCGACGCGGTCAACGGTCTCGGCACGTACACGATCCGGCCGATGCACATCGCCAACGGCAGTCCGGCCGGCGTGATGTGCGCGGATGTCGCGTACGCGAGCGTCGACGACGGCGCACAGCTCGTGCAACATCCGTGTGGAGGCGGCAACGGCGAGGCGTACGCCAACCAGCAGGTCACGTTGCAATACGTCGAAGGTGCCAGCTATGACACCGTCGTACAGCTGAAATTCGCGCACAGCGGCAAATGCGCCGGCGTCGACGGTGCGCGTACCGACGACCTCGCGCCGGTCAAGCAGGTCACCTGTGGACAGAGCGCGGACCAGCAGTGGATCCTGCGCGCCACGTACAACCCGACGCAGCTCGGCGAGAACGGCACCGCGCGCTATCGGGTCGAGGCGGACACCAACCACAACATGGTGCTGGACGTGACCAACTGCGAGACCCCGGACAACGGCGGCGGCCAGGTGCGGATGTGGGACTGGGTCACCGGCAGCCCGTGCCAGGGTTGGCAGCTGGAAAGCCTCGGCGACGACGTATACAAGATCATCGACCCTGATCCGCGCGCCAACCGGCCGATCGACGTCAACAGCTGTTCGAAGCTCACACACGGCACGGTCGAGACGTGGCCGCGCAGTGACTCCGAATGCCAGCTGTGGCGGATCGAGCCGAGCGCCGGCGGCACGTTCAGCGTGACGATGGTGAGCACCGGCTATTCGATGGACGTCTCCGGCTGCGACCCCAACCACGGCGCGCTGGTGATCACCTGGCTCTACTGGGAAGGCGCCTGCCAGCGCTGGACCTTCCGCCAACTCTGACCGTGGGGACTCCCTACGTGCGCGTGGTGCTCGCAGGGAGTCCCTCGGCTATACCTGCGGCAGGACCTCGGCGGCGATCAGGTCCAGGTGCTCCAGGTCGGCCAGGTCGAGAATCTGTACGTACACGCGCGACACCCCGGCCTCCGCGTAGGTGCCGATCTTGTCGACCACCTCGGCCGGCGAGCCGGCAAGGCCGTTCTCGCGCAGGTCGGACAGATCGCGACCGGTCGCGGCCGCGCGCCGCTTGAGCGTCTGCTCGTCCTTGGCGACGACGGTCGTCTGCGCGGTCGACCAGATCATGTCGCTCTCCGCGCGGCCGGCCTCGACCAGCGCGGCGCGTACGACGTCGAACTGCGCGGCCGTCTCGGCGGCATTCCGGAACGGGAAGTTGAACTCGTCGGCGTACTTGGCGGCCAGCGCCGGCGTCTTCTTCTTGCCGCCCCCACCGATGATGATCGGCGGCCGCGGCGACTGCACCGGCTTCGGCAGGCCTGGCGAGTCGACGATCTGGTAGTGCTTGCCGTCGAAGGAGTACGTCTCACCGTCCGGCACCGCCCAGATGCCGGTGATCAGCTCCAGCTGCTCGGCGAACCGCTCGAACCGCTCGGCCAGCGACGGAAACGGCAGGCCGAGCGCGGTGTGCTCCTGCTCGTACCAGCCCGAGCCGAGGCCGAAGTCGACGCGGCCGCCGGACATCTGGTCGACCTGCGCCACCTCGACGGCGAGTACGCCGGGGTTGCGGAAGGTCGCCGAGGTCACCAGCGTGCCGAGCCGGATCCGCGAGGTCTCGCGCGCCAACGCACCGAGCGTGACCCACGAGTCGGTCGGCCCGGGGTGACCCGGCACGTGGCCACCCATCTTGAGGAAGTGGTCGGAGCGGAAGAACGCGTCGAAGCCGTTCTCCTCGGTCTTCTTCGCCACCGCCAGCAGGTCGTCGTAGGAGGCACCTTGCTGGGGCTCGGTGAAAATTCGCAACGTCATCGCCATAGCCAAGATCCTATAGACGCCGATGGCATGATGCGTGCGTGGACAGAGTGGCGATCAGCAAGACGATGGCGCACGCGCTGCGGCACGACCCGGCCGCGTACGGCCTGACGCTCGACTCCGAAGGCTGGGTCACCCTCGACGCACTCGTCGGCGCGCTCGCCAAACGCTGGCCGGCGATCAGCCGCGACGATGTGACGAGCCTGATCGACGAGTCGGCCAAAAAGCGCTACGAGATCAGCGGCGAACGTATCCGCGCCGGTTATGGCCACTCCACCGCCGACCGCATCGACCAGGTGGCGGCGACCCCGCCGGACACGCTTTTCCACGGCACGCAAGCCGCCGAGGCGATCGAACGCGACGGTCTCAGGTCGATGCGCCGGCAGTACGTGCACCTGAGCACCACCGAAGACGTCGCGCGCGAAGTCGGCTCACGACGCGGTCCCACGCCGACAATCTTCCGCGTGGACGCCAAAGCCGCCCATGACGACGGCGTCGTCTTCTATCGCACGTCCGACCCGCGTACCTGGCTGGTCGACAGCCTGCCGGCGCGCTATCTGGCCAGGACCGACGGCTGAACTGTCACAGCCGACCGCTACCGTCCTGTCATGGCCGTCGACTTCACCGCACACACGTCCGCGCTGGCCGCGGCCGCCGTCGAGCTCACCAGGCTGCTGCCTGGCCGGATCAGCGAGCCGGTGCTGGCCGGCGTGCTGCTGACCGCGGGCGCGACCGGCGTACGGCTGGCCGGCACCGACCGCGAGCGGTTCGCCGAGGCGAGCACCGGCGCGACCACGCACACCGAGGGCACCGTGCTGGTGCCGGCGCGGCCGCTCGCCGACACGTTGCGTGCGCTGGAGGATCCGGAGGTCCGGCTGGTGACCGAGGGGTCACGGCTGGCCATCCGTACGCCGTCGGCACGGTTCGCGTTGCCGTTGCTGGACATCGGCGTGCATCCCGGTGTGGCCGCGCCACCCCCGCTGCAGGGCACGCTGCACGCCGAGACGTTCGCCAA
The nucleotide sequence above comes from Fodinicola acaciae. Encoded proteins:
- a CDS encoding RNA 2'-phosphotransferase — encoded protein: MDRVAISKTMAHALRHDPAAYGLTLDSEGWVTLDALVGALAKRWPAISRDDVTSLIDESAKKRYEISGERIRAGYGHSTADRIDQVAATPPDTLFHGTQAAEAIERDGLRSMRRQYVHLSTTEDVAREVGSRRGPTPTIFRVDAKAAHDDGVVFYRTSDPRTWLVDSLPARYLARTDG
- a CDS encoding LLM class F420-dependent oxidoreductase translates to MTLRIFTEPQQGASYDDLLAVAKKTEENGFDAFFRSDHFLKMGGHVPGHPGPTDSWVTLGALARETSRIRLGTLVTSATFRNPGVLAVEVAQVDQMSGGRVDFGLGSGWYEQEHTALGLPFPSLAERFERFAEQLELITGIWAVPDGETYSFDGKHYQIVDSPGLPKPVQSPRPPIIIGGGGKKKTPALAAKYADEFNFPFRNAAETAAQFDVVRAALVEAGRAESDMIWSTAQTTVVAKDEQTLKRRAAATGRDLSDLRENGLAGSPAEVVDKIGTYAEAGVSRVYVQILDLADLEHLDLIAAEVLPQV